The following are encoded in a window of Gramella sp. MT6 genomic DNA:
- a CDS encoding SsrA-binding protein, producing the protein MKKKFFKALAKLNKKIFPSYSKKGLDLQKASKLQMAIIGWKLWVTKNSLS; encoded by the coding sequence ATGAAAAAGAAATTTTTTAAGGCTTTAGCGAAACTGAATAAGAAAATTTTCCCCAGTTATTCTAAAAAAGGCCTCGACCTTCAAAAGGCGAGTAAACTGCAAATGGCTATTATCGGCTGGAAATTATGGGTAACTAAAAATTCTCTTAGTTAA
- a CDS encoding adenine phosphoribosyltransferase yields MKLESYVRNIPDFPKKGVSYKDITPLLLDPDAMRLAVKLFMQNLPHTNIDKVVGIESRGFFFATLLAEKLNAGFIPVRKPGKLPHRTHSENYDLEYGSDTLEMHEDAIKEGEKVLLHDDVLATGGTAAATCKLIEKCGGEIVHCNFLVELQFLNGAEKIKNYGVSSLIKYS; encoded by the coding sequence ATGAAGTTAGAATCTTACGTTAGAAATATCCCCGATTTTCCTAAAAAAGGGGTTAGTTATAAAGATATCACCCCGCTATTACTGGATCCCGATGCCATGCGACTTGCGGTAAAATTGTTTATGCAGAACTTACCTCATACCAATATAGACAAGGTAGTGGGAATAGAATCACGCGGATTTTTCTTTGCCACGCTTCTGGCTGAAAAATTAAATGCTGGCTTCATTCCAGTTCGAAAACCCGGTAAACTTCCTCATAGAACGCATTCAGAAAATTATGATCTGGAGTATGGGAGTGATACTCTGGAGATGCATGAAGATGCCATCAAGGAAGGGGAGAAAGTATTGCTGCATGATGATGTTCTCGCAACCGGTGGAACTGCTGCGGCTACCTGTAAATTAATAGAAAAGTGTGGTGGAGAGATCGTGCATTGTAATTTCCTGGTAGAACTACAATTTTTAAATGGAGCCGAGAAAATAAAAAATTACGGGGTGTCTTCCCTGATCAAATATTCTTAA
- a CDS encoding DUF2461 domain-containing protein: MSFYKLFEFLRDLNRNNNKEWMDEHRKEYHEVRDFYIEWLNQMDIKLARVDQQYSPTTGKQAINRINNNLLFHPNKPVYKDHFGAGLDKERGKGDFYIHIGINESFVAGGFYRPEKKKLDSIRAAIDYNGDEFKKILNKRSFKEAFGEMMEEEKLKTAPKGYSQDHEHIELLRNKSFAVMHHFTQKEILQDDFQDKLIEIYKEMLPFRNYLNHAVTV; this comes from the coding sequence ATGAGCTTCTATAAGTTATTTGAATTCTTAAGGGACCTTAACCGGAACAATAATAAGGAGTGGATGGATGAGCATCGCAAGGAATACCATGAAGTTAGGGACTTTTATATTGAATGGTTAAACCAGATGGATATAAAACTTGCCAGGGTAGATCAGCAATATTCTCCAACCACAGGAAAACAAGCGATAAACAGGATAAATAATAATTTACTTTTTCATCCAAACAAACCTGTTTATAAAGATCATTTTGGTGCCGGCCTGGACAAGGAAAGGGGAAAGGGTGATTTTTATATTCATATTGGTATAAATGAAAGTTTTGTTGCCGGAGGATTCTACAGACCCGAAAAGAAAAAACTGGATAGTATAAGGGCCGCCATAGATTATAATGGAGATGAATTTAAAAAGATCCTTAATAAGAGATCATTTAAAGAGGCATTTGGCGAAATGATGGAAGAGGAAAAATTAAAGACCGCACCTAAAGGTTATTCTCAGGATCACGAGCATATCGAGCTGCTTAGAAATAAAAGCTTCGCGGTAATGCATCATTTTACCCAGAAGGAGATCTTGCAAGACGATTTTCAGGATAAATTAATAGAAATATATAAGGAGATGCTACCCTTCAGGAATTATCTGAATCATGCAGTAACCGTTTAA
- a CDS encoding carboxypeptidase regulatory-like domain-containing protein — MKRLLLLCLIALISNLSATAQVTTAEISGEVFYEENTPLPGANVTAVHTPTGTTYGAVTNFDGGFNLLNLRVGGPYKISVSYVGFKTSVLEGINLNLGQTYNVEIEMVSDATQLDAVVINATRNQVINSDRTGAETNIGSRELKSLPTISRSASDFYRLEPTASSNGSFGGRNDQFNNFSLDGSIFNNPFGLDAATPGGQTNAQPISLDAIDQIQVSTAPYDVTQAGFTGASVNAVTKSGTNELKGTVYGFYRNEDMTGDKVGGDDIIVPDLKQAQYGFSIGAPIIKDKLFIFANFEKDDREDLGSNFVASRPGLTGSNVSRVTAEDLEYVSTELSALGYETGAYEGYTHETASTKGILKLDWNINQKHRLAFIYNFLDASRDLPANPEAIGRRGPDLTTLQFRNSGYEINNKIDSWLVELNSNFGNNISNKFQAGYTFFDDSRDPFSAPAPPINIQKDGVRYIVAGHEPFSINNRLEQNVYQITNNLNVVSGNHTFTFGGSFERFDFDNSFNLGAYDYNGDPALGTGPVSTFFDAFTSVRIDANNPGGSFEEAINNGTIEAALNNAQNIFDNRNANDSWALAETNVGQLAFYAQDRWKITDDFTFTYGLRVDKPLYFDTKEKIQENIDRLAGGTFPDGDYQPEITYYDENGDPVKLNSLELPSNDLLWSPRLGFNWDVMGDNQLQLRGGTGIFTGRLPFVWIGNQVANPAFYFYQTTAPDFKFPQVWRNSLGADYRFENGLVATTDIIYTKDLNAQMVRNYGLSRPSGTLNGVDNRPIYLNSDKAVNEFGGPNNAYVFTNTDVGYSFNWSVKLAKSFEKDFYASIAYNYLKSEDASSLDAEISSDAYDRNPALGNVNTAVESASRYGDKHRIVGQLNKEFNYGKNDQWRTSIGAFYEYAQGGRFSYTYSGDINNDGSVLNDLIYIPTDSELQQYTFTGTMEEQEAQRQAFEQFIQQDDYLSANRGEYAEKYGILSPWRGRWDVKFLQDYNFKVGKKTNTIQLSLDILNFGNLLNSDWGVIQIPVNDQPLGVTVGEDNTPVYTFGNQSRTFANDFSLQSRWQAQVGLRYIF, encoded by the coding sequence ATGAAAAGACTACTACTGCTATGCCTCATAGCATTAATTTCGAATCTTTCAGCCACAGCGCAGGTGACCACAGCTGAGATTAGTGGAGAGGTATTTTACGAAGAAAATACACCTCTCCCCGGAGCTAATGTTACCGCAGTGCACACCCCTACCGGAACCACTTATGGAGCCGTTACAAATTTTGATGGTGGTTTTAACCTTCTGAACTTAAGAGTTGGAGGGCCCTACAAAATATCTGTAAGCTATGTTGGATTCAAAACTTCAGTTCTTGAAGGTATCAACCTGAATCTTGGTCAGACCTACAACGTGGAGATCGAAATGGTTTCTGATGCTACGCAACTTGATGCTGTAGTAATTAACGCAACAAGAAATCAGGTGATCAATAGTGATCGTACCGGAGCTGAAACGAATATTGGAAGCAGAGAGCTAAAATCCCTGCCTACAATTTCAAGATCTGCTTCAGATTTTTACCGTTTAGAACCTACTGCATCAAGCAATGGTTCTTTTGGAGGTAGAAATGACCAGTTCAATAACTTCAGTCTTGACGGATCTATCTTCAACAACCCTTTTGGTCTTGATGCTGCGACTCCTGGAGGACAAACTAATGCGCAACCAATTTCTCTAGATGCGATAGACCAGATCCAGGTTTCTACAGCTCCTTACGATGTAACCCAGGCAGGTTTCACCGGAGCTTCTGTAAATGCCGTTACCAAGAGTGGGACTAACGAGCTAAAAGGAACAGTTTATGGTTTCTATCGTAATGAGGATATGACCGGAGACAAAGTTGGAGGTGATGATATTATCGTTCCAGACCTAAAACAGGCTCAGTATGGATTTAGTATTGGAGCACCGATCATTAAAGACAAACTTTTTATTTTCGCGAACTTCGAAAAAGATGACCGTGAAGACCTGGGATCTAATTTTGTAGCCAGCAGACCTGGTTTAACCGGATCTAATGTTTCCAGAGTAACTGCTGAAGACCTGGAATATGTTTCAACTGAACTTTCAGCTTTAGGTTACGAAACTGGTGCTTACGAGGGCTATACTCATGAAACCGCTTCTACGAAAGGTATTTTAAAACTTGACTGGAACATTAATCAGAAACACCGTCTTGCATTTATTTATAACTTCCTTGACGCGTCAAGAGATCTTCCTGCAAACCCTGAAGCTATCGGGAGAAGAGGACCAGACCTTACTACCCTTCAATTTAGAAATTCAGGATACGAGATCAACAATAAGATCGATTCCTGGTTAGTGGAATTAAACTCGAATTTTGGAAATAATATTTCAAATAAATTCCAGGCCGGTTACACTTTCTTTGACGACAGTCGTGATCCTTTCTCTGCTCCTGCACCTCCTATCAATATTCAAAAAGATGGAGTTCGTTATATCGTAGCAGGTCATGAGCCTTTTTCTATAAACAACAGGCTAGAACAAAACGTTTACCAGATCACCAACAACCTGAACGTTGTTTCTGGAAATCACACTTTTACTTTTGGTGGTAGCTTCGAAAGATTTGATTTTGATAATTCCTTTAACCTTGGAGCATACGATTACAATGGTGATCCAGCCCTAGGAACAGGACCAGTGAGCACTTTCTTTGATGCTTTTACAAGTGTAAGAATAGACGCTAATAATCCTGGCGGTTCTTTTGAAGAAGCTATTAATAATGGTACTATTGAAGCTGCTCTTAATAACGCTCAGAACATTTTTGATAACAGAAATGCCAACGATAGCTGGGCTTTAGCTGAAACAAATGTTGGTCAGCTTGCTTTTTATGCTCAGGACAGATGGAAGATCACAGATGATTTCACATTTACTTATGGGCTTAGAGTAGATAAGCCTTTGTACTTTGATACTAAAGAAAAGATACAGGAAAACATAGATCGTCTTGCGGGCGGGACATTCCCTGACGGAGATTACCAGCCAGAGATCACTTATTATGATGAAAATGGGGATCCTGTAAAACTTAACAGTTTAGAACTTCCTTCTAATGATCTTCTTTGGTCACCAAGACTTGGTTTCAACTGGGATGTGATGGGAGATAACCAGTTACAACTTCGTGGTGGAACAGGGATCTTTACTGGTAGACTTCCATTTGTATGGATTGGAAACCAGGTAGCGAACCCTGCTTTTTACTTTTACCAGACCACAGCGCCAGATTTTAAATTTCCGCAGGTTTGGAGAAATAGTTTAGGTGCAGATTACAGATTTGAGAATGGCCTTGTTGCCACTACAGATATCATCTACACCAAGGACCTTAATGCTCAAATGGTAAGAAACTATGGTCTTTCCAGACCTTCAGGAACTTTGAACGGAGTAGATAACCGTCCTATTTATCTGAACAGTGATAAAGCTGTAAATGAATTTGGAGGACCTAACAACGCGTATGTATTCACTAATACTGATGTTGGTTATTCCTTCAACTGGTCTGTGAAACTGGCTAAAAGCTTCGAGAAGGACTTTTACGCAAGCATTGCTTATAACTATTTGAAGTCTGAAGACGCTAGTTCTCTGGATGCAGAGATCTCTAGTGACGCTTACGACAGGAACCCTGCTTTAGGAAATGTGAACACAGCGGTTGAAAGCGCTTCAAGATATGGAGACAAACACAGAATCGTAGGACAGCTTAACAAAGAGTTCAATTACGGTAAAAATGACCAGTGGAGAACCTCTATTGGTGCTTTCTACGAATATGCTCAGGGCGGTAGATTCTCTTACACCTATTCCGGAGACATCAATAACGATGGTTCTGTATTGAATGACCTTATTTATATCCCAACCGATTCTGAACTTCAGCAATATACTTTTACAGGTACTATGGAAGAGCAGGAAGCACAGAGACAGGCTTTCGAACAGTTTATACAGCAGGATGACTACCTGAGCGCGAATCGTGGGGAATATGCTGAAAAATATGGTATACTAAGCCCTTGGAGAGGAAGATGGGATGTTAAATTCCTTCAGGACTATAACTTTAAAGTTGGTAAAAAAACCAATACTATCCAGTTGAGTCTTGACATCCTTAACTTCGGAAACCTATTGAATTCAGATTGGGGTGTGATCCAGATCCCGGTGAACGATCAGCCTCTAGGGGTAACCGTTGGTGAAGACAATACTCCTGTTTACACATTTGGGAACCAGAGCAGGACTTTTGCTAATGACTTTAGCCTTCAATCCAGATGGCAGGCACAAGTGGGATTACGTTATATTTTCTAG
- a CDS encoding DinB family protein, which translates to MNRWSGQIDKVTEDFLNSFTNLTEEELNWKPADEVWSIAENIDHLIKVNESYFPILAKLKKGDYRLPFIARFGFVVTFFGNMILKSVQPDRKKKMKTFSLWQPGTSHFSRDILHKFEDHQKQLKAEFLKVEDKIRENAVISSPINKNLVYKLETAFDIIVSHEKRHYLQANEVYELLKGLKNKPA; encoded by the coding sequence ATGAACAGATGGTCTGGACAGATCGATAAAGTGACAGAAGATTTCCTGAATTCTTTCACTAATCTCACCGAGGAGGAATTAAACTGGAAACCAGCGGATGAGGTCTGGAGTATAGCCGAAAATATTGATCACCTCATCAAGGTTAATGAAAGTTATTTTCCAATTTTGGCGAAATTAAAAAAAGGTGATTATAGATTACCCTTTATTGCGAGGTTTGGATTCGTGGTAACCTTTTTCGGGAATATGATCTTGAAATCGGTGCAACCAGATCGAAAGAAGAAGATGAAAACCTTCTCGCTCTGGCAACCTGGAACAAGTCATTTCAGCAGAGATATTTTACACAAATTTGAAGATCATCAGAAACAGCTTAAAGCCGAATTCCTCAAGGTTGAAGACAAGATCAGGGAAAATGCGGTGATATCATCTCCTATCAATAAAAATTTAGTATACAAATTGGAAACTGCATTTGATATCATAGTAAGTCATGAGAAAAGGCACTATTTACAAGCAAACGAGGTTTACGAATTATTAAAAGGTCTAAAAAACAAACCGGCATGA
- a CDS encoding RidA family protein — protein sequence MKILLFTLFISLICFSAIGQESPEERLKELNIELGEVSAPVANYVKWRQVGNLLFLAGDGSDIKGKLGEDLTIEEGYEAARLTGIEILSTLKAACGDLSRIKQFVKVRGMVNSTPNFYDQPKVINGFSDLMVQVFGEKGKHARAAVGHCSLPSNIAVEIEVIVELYN from the coding sequence ATGAAAATCTTACTATTTACTCTCTTTATTTCCCTAATATGTTTTTCGGCAATTGGCCAAGAAAGCCCAGAGGAAAGGCTCAAAGAACTAAATATAGAACTCGGTGAGGTAAGCGCACCGGTAGCTAATTATGTTAAATGGAGGCAGGTAGGAAACCTGCTTTTTCTTGCAGGTGATGGTAGTGATATTAAAGGAAAACTTGGTGAGGACCTCACCATAGAAGAAGGCTATGAAGCAGCAAGACTAACAGGGATCGAAATACTTTCAACCTTAAAAGCCGCCTGCGGCGACCTTAGCAGGATAAAACAATTTGTAAAAGTGCGGGGAATGGTTAATTCAACTCCCAACTTTTATGATCAACCAAAGGTCATTAATGGATTTTCAGATCTTATGGTCCAGGTATTTGGAGAAAAGGGGAAGCACGCCCGGGCAGCGGTCGGCCACTGCTCCCTACCCTCTAACATAGCCGTAGAAATTGAGGTTATCGTAGAGCTTTATAATTGA
- a CDS encoding PAS domain S-box protein: protein MISASDFKQNLKFQKLQFNIENILKDLPIPVLICDAKGDIIFFNEAFNEITEKKINQGDSVLSEELNQFLDSSGNLTTYKTSPIARIISEKEPADEVQVFFKTTGDLPHKMVTKLHCNESNDILAYQFSFSPQAYSKKRNLKRNNLSAIVESSNDAIISKDLNGVITSWNKGAEKIFGYTEKEILGKKVSILIPKDRIKEEKLILDTIKNGKSLDHLETIRISKTGKKISLSLTVSPIKDDFGNIIGASKVARDISERLKGDERQARLSAIVESSDDAIVSKDLNGIITSWNKGAKRIFGYTEDEVVGKSITILIPKDRMDEEKLILKNISSGKRINHFETIRLTKDGRKIHVSLSVSPLKDRSGKVIGASKIARNIEDQVRSKKKIESYVEKLRILNSVGKDISSKLDLETVLQKVTDATTTLSGAKFGAFFYNTEKGNGESMMLYTLSGAPKHAFEHLGMPRHTAVFQPTFSGQGSIRVDNIKKDKRYGQNSPHNGMPKGHLDVSSYMAIPVVLNSGKVIGGLIFGHPEEGVFKKDHEVMVRNIAAQAAIALDNSQLFERVRSLSEKKDEFIALASHELKTPLTTIKGYLQILEKKIEEPKSRLFLTKTLDQANRLNTLIDDLLNMSRIESGKLEFNYEKFDIRELLEEMTETFNYSESSHQLITDLGEKSVMINADRQRIEQVINNLLSNAVKYSPLADKVFLSLRIKKGIATVIVKDEGLGLSREQQQMVFTRFYRAESTKGINGLGLGLYLTKQIMDGHKGELGVKSEEGKGSEFYFSLPLAY from the coding sequence ATGATATCCGCTTCAGACTTTAAACAAAATTTAAAATTTCAAAAACTTCAATTTAATATTGAGAATATTTTGAAAGACCTTCCTATTCCAGTTCTTATCTGCGATGCGAAGGGAGATATCATTTTTTTTAATGAAGCATTCAATGAAATAACGGAAAAAAAGATTAATCAGGGAGATTCCGTTTTGAGCGAGGAATTAAATCAATTTTTGGATTCCTCTGGCAACCTTACTACTTATAAGACATCACCTATAGCCCGAATTATCTCAGAAAAGGAACCTGCTGATGAAGTTCAGGTATTTTTTAAAACAACAGGAGATCTGCCACATAAAATGGTCACGAAACTTCATTGTAATGAATCAAATGATATCCTGGCGTATCAATTCAGTTTTTCACCACAAGCATATTCAAAAAAAAGAAATCTAAAGAGAAATAATCTTTCAGCAATTGTTGAATCATCTAACGACGCCATAATCAGTAAGGATCTAAATGGTGTGATTACCAGTTGGAATAAAGGTGCTGAAAAGATCTTTGGATATACAGAAAAGGAAATTTTAGGTAAAAAAGTTAGTATCCTTATTCCGAAAGATAGAATCAAAGAAGAAAAACTGATACTCGATACTATTAAGAATGGTAAGTCACTAGACCATTTAGAAACTATTCGAATAAGTAAAACCGGAAAAAAGATCTCGCTATCCTTAACCGTTTCTCCAATTAAAGATGATTTTGGTAACATCATTGGAGCATCCAAAGTGGCCCGTGATATTTCTGAACGATTAAAGGGAGACGAAAGGCAGGCAAGGTTATCGGCAATCGTAGAATCGTCTGATGATGCAATTGTTAGTAAAGACCTTAACGGAATAATCACCAGCTGGAATAAGGGTGCAAAAAGAATTTTCGGTTATACCGAGGATGAAGTGGTGGGGAAATCTATCACTATTCTTATTCCGAAAGATAGAATGGACGAAGAAAAGCTCATTCTGAAAAACATTTCATCCGGAAAAAGGATAAATCATTTTGAAACTATCAGGCTTACTAAAGATGGCAGAAAGATCCATGTTTCTCTAAGTGTCTCTCCATTAAAAGACCGTAGTGGCAAGGTAATAGGCGCTTCGAAAATTGCCCGGAATATCGAGGACCAGGTACGATCTAAAAAGAAGATCGAAAGCTATGTTGAGAAACTAAGAATTTTGAATTCGGTAGGAAAGGATATTTCCTCAAAACTGGACCTGGAAACGGTACTTCAAAAAGTAACCGATGCCACGACTACTCTATCTGGTGCCAAATTTGGTGCTTTCTTTTATAATACCGAGAAAGGCAATGGCGAATCCATGATGTTATATACTCTTTCCGGCGCCCCCAAGCATGCCTTTGAACATTTGGGTATGCCGAGACACACTGCTGTATTTCAGCCAACATTTTCGGGTCAGGGTAGCATTCGGGTAGATAATATTAAGAAGGACAAAAGATATGGTCAGAATTCACCCCATAATGGTATGCCCAAGGGACATTTGGATGTCTCGAGTTATATGGCTATTCCTGTTGTCCTAAATTCAGGAAAGGTAATTGGCGGACTTATTTTTGGACACCCTGAGGAAGGTGTTTTCAAGAAAGATCATGAAGTAATGGTACGAAATATTGCAGCACAGGCAGCGATAGCCCTGGATAATTCTCAACTATTCGAAAGGGTAAGATCTTTAAGCGAAAAAAAGGATGAATTCATAGCCCTGGCCAGCCACGAATTAAAAACTCCTTTAACTACCATCAAGGGATATCTGCAGATCCTGGAGAAAAAAATTGAAGAACCTAAATCGAGGCTATTTCTTACCAAAACTCTTGATCAGGCAAACCGTTTGAACACACTTATAGACGATCTTTTGAACATGTCCCGTATAGAATCGGGAAAACTGGAATTCAATTATGAAAAATTCGACATAAGAGAATTACTTGAAGAGATGACCGAAACTTTTAATTACAGTGAGAGCAGTCACCAGCTAATCACAGACCTTGGTGAGAAATCAGTAATGATAAACGCTGACAGACAAAGAATCGAACAGGTAATAAATAACTTACTTAGTAATGCCGTAAAATATTCTCCTTTGGCAGATAAGGTCTTTTTGAGCTTAAGGATAAAAAAAGGCATTGCCACGGTAATTGTAAAAGATGAAGGGCTTGGCCTATCCAGGGAACAACAACAAATGGTCTTTACACGCTTTTACAGAGCAGAGTCTACCAAAGGTATCAATGGCCTTGGGCTTGGTCTTTATCTCACCAAACAGATCATGGACGGACATAAAGGAGAACTAGGAGTGAAAAGTGAAGAAGGGAAGGGTTCAGAATTTTATTTCTCACTACCATTGGCATATTAA
- a CDS encoding response regulator, producing MKTIYLVEDDNSLRDLIDFLLSDKDYNVEAFANANSFRSRIKIGDPDLILMDIMLPDGNGVDLCKDLQLKENKNKIPVILMSAHADPSIANDSGACHFIKKPFDIEELYSEIQKFID from the coding sequence ATGAAGACAATTTATTTAGTAGAAGATGACAATAGCCTGCGAGATCTAATAGATTTCCTTCTTAGTGATAAGGATTATAATGTGGAAGCCTTTGCCAACGCAAATTCATTTAGAAGCAGGATCAAAATTGGTGATCCAGATCTTATTTTGATGGATATTATGCTCCCAGATGGAAACGGAGTGGACCTTTGCAAAGACCTTCAACTAAAAGAAAACAAAAATAAGATCCCTGTTATTTTAATGTCTGCTCATGCAGATCCTTCTATTGCTAATGATTCCGGTGCATGCCACTTTATTAAAAAACCTTTCGATATCGAGGAATTATACTCTGAAATTCAAAAGTTCATCGATTAA
- a CDS encoding two-component regulator propeller domain-containing protein, giving the protein MIKNKLIILLTSLLILNSCNEKNGKSEPSPTKSEKKLEIPESNPGNKQHRLLLDSERQISHVVRTIFQDSEGTFWFGTQNGAFKLQGDSLIPIDKIISESGKGVTIKDITEGKDGKIWFGHSDGVSSIDKDIVTNYYVSDGLISNDVWSIEADNQGNIWIGTIDGTSVFNGKNFAKFSLPEGKTDSTLGVSSPKIVHNIYQNSKGKLWFSSNAGLFSYENNSLTNVSENLGIKTNFINEIFEDKDGELWVSTKDGLYLLKDKRAENITKGIIKTGKGIGSIAKDKDGNLWLVSDQHFLYTYDGEKLVEFEKTENNKGPVIFEIFKDRDNRLWFVGFGGAFRLENGKFINVTRNGPW; this is encoded by the coding sequence ATGATCAAAAATAAATTAATAATTCTCCTGACTTCTTTGCTTATTCTCAATTCCTGTAATGAAAAAAATGGTAAAAGTGAGCCATCACCTACCAAATCTGAAAAGAAATTAGAGATCCCAGAATCAAATCCTGGAAACAAGCAACACCGATTGCTGTTGGATTCCGAAAGACAAATAAGTCACGTCGTAAGAACTATATTTCAGGACAGTGAAGGCACTTTTTGGTTTGGAACCCAAAATGGAGCATTTAAGCTACAAGGCGATTCGTTAATTCCTATTGATAAAATCATTAGTGAATCTGGTAAAGGCGTAACCATAAAAGATATAACCGAAGGTAAAGACGGAAAAATATGGTTCGGACATTCAGATGGAGTAAGTAGCATTGACAAAGACATAGTGACAAATTACTATGTATCTGATGGATTGATCAGCAATGATGTTTGGTCTATTGAGGCAGATAATCAAGGCAATATATGGATTGGAACTATAGATGGCACTTCCGTTTTTAACGGTAAGAATTTCGCTAAATTTAGTCTTCCCGAAGGTAAAACAGATTCGACTTTAGGCGTTTCAAGTCCTAAAATAGTTCACAACATATATCAGAACAGTAAAGGTAAATTATGGTTTAGCTCGAATGCCGGTCTGTTTTCATATGAAAATAATTCTCTGACGAATGTTTCAGAGAATTTGGGGATTAAAACAAATTTCATCAATGAAATATTTGAGGATAAAGATGGAGAATTATGGGTATCTACCAAAGACGGGCTATATCTCTTAAAAGATAAAAGGGCTGAAAATATTACAAAAGGTATAATTAAAACTGGAAAAGGGATAGGAAGTATAGCAAAGGATAAAGATGGTAATCTTTGGTTAGTTTCAGATCAACATTTTTTATATACCTATGATGGTGAAAAGCTGGTTGAATTTGAGAAAACAGAAAACAATAAAGGACCGGTAATTTTTGAAATATTTAAAGATCGAGATAATAGACTTTGGTTCGTAGGTTTTGGGGGTGCTTTCAGGTTGGAAAACGGAAAGTTTATTAATGTAACCAGGAATGGCCCCTGGTAA
- a CDS encoding serine hydrolase: MNIRIFFYLFALIPITTLSQNITPQIKEEISRRTELKINPNISIGVLLPKGEEKYYNFGHLDEKGIRPDSLNLYEIGSVTKTFTYLLAEKNLNDLLETPILNFLPTIQNKDLKDISVVEVGNHISGLPRLTKHFSPDDWSDPFQGYSNDKLINELQNVSIDSSKSWNYSNFGYGVLGLTIERETNKNFEELMHGLIQDIGMPNTHLKHSTPNDTKMVTPTNIGIENKFWHFTGPSRYAGGIISCTSDLISYLKYQKNNNPLFKSDRVLEPFQTGIDDLGENQLFYKNGWFNLRPDEETEILIHNGGTGGFTSFVAFNKKTETGIVVLSNSVSLIDDIGLKIIYPDFQLNRPERTIAYEIADQIENGNSENIVEDYNKLKAEGFPSNILNIYWLERLNFGNKNFKVSNQLSDIMIAELPDDWEVWDIKGQNYESLKMFAKAEKAYEQAFMLNPDNTTLTQKIQRCKNSQ; the protein is encoded by the coding sequence ATGAATATTAGAATCTTTTTTTACCTATTTGCTTTAATTCCAATTACCACCTTAAGTCAAAATATTACTCCTCAGATAAAAGAGGAAATTTCCAGACGTACTGAACTTAAGATTAATCCTAATATATCTATTGGAGTTTTACTTCCAAAAGGAGAAGAGAAATATTATAATTTTGGGCACTTAGATGAAAAAGGCATTAGGCCTGATAGCCTGAATCTTTATGAAATTGGGTCGGTTACAAAAACATTTACCTATCTACTGGCCGAAAAGAATCTTAACGATCTGCTGGAAACACCAATATTAAATTTCTTACCCACCATACAAAACAAAGACCTAAAAGACATTAGTGTTGTTGAAGTCGGAAATCATATCTCTGGTCTGCCAAGGCTCACTAAACATTTCTCACCTGATGATTGGTCTGATCCATTCCAAGGTTATAGCAACGATAAATTGATCAATGAACTTCAAAATGTAAGTATCGATTCATCAAAAAGTTGGAATTATTCAAATTTCGGTTACGGTGTATTGGGTCTGACCATCGAAAGAGAAACAAATAAAAATTTCGAAGAATTGATGCATGGCCTGATCCAGGATATAGGAATGCCCAATACACATTTGAAACATTCTACACCAAATGACACAAAAATGGTGACTCCCACCAATATTGGGATTGAGAATAAATTCTGGCATTTTACAGGCCCCAGTAGATATGCCGGGGGAATTATAAGCTGTACTTCAGATTTAATTAGTTATTTGAAATATCAGAAAAATAATAATCCTTTGTTCAAATCTGATAGAGTATTAGAACCTTTCCAAACAGGAATCGATGATCTGGGAGAAAATCAACTTTTTTATAAAAACGGATGGTTTAATCTTCGACCAGATGAAGAAACCGAAATTCTCATCCATAATGGAGGTACGGGTGGTTTTACATCTTTTGTGGCTTTCAACAAGAAAACTGAAACGGGCATAGTAGTTCTTTCAAATTCGGTTAGTTTAATTGATGATATAGGTTTGAAGATCATATATCCGGATTTCCAATTAAACAGACCGGAAAGGACCATCGCATACGAAATAGCAGATCAAATTGAAAATGGCAATTCAGAGAATATAGTTGAAGATTATAACAAACTAAAAGCAGAAGGATTCCCAAGTAATATTCTGAATATTTACTGGCTGGAACGATTAAATTTTGGTAATAAAAACTTTAAGGTTAGTAATCAACTAAGTGATATTATGATTGCTGAATTACCCGACGATTGGGAGGTTTGGGATATAAAAGGCCAGAATTATGAAAGTTTAAAAATGTTTGCAAAAGCGGAAAAAGCTTATGAACAAGCCTTTATGTTAAACCCTGACAATACTACATTAACTCAAAAAATTCAGCGTTGTAAAAATAGTCAGTGA